In one window of Borrelia anserina Es DNA:
- a CDS encoding methyl-accepting chemotaxis protein translates to MYKFSFFGSKKSDGSESFKNDLLSDIEDDSKDLNVCEYTIPVKEIIKGVYHAKSSISNVLVHIEFLCNNLFSSFESIDKVFGSLIERANDARNQVSIIFEDLEKNNEEKLKSVSTVIVGVQGSLETINNFLGATNMISLNAKLEAARAKEYGKGFSVVADEIKRLSDQAKNVMNMISVKEIEQVSKDLVSNNIKKLQLDIDSFFSSLIEELTSIEDLFKHFVGQQNDFSTLISDLENVESNVSYLARSCDSLSSFKAFMYSNDEFLKELEFSISEQMSWMSIVRSIVENQKMMAIQTDPMKHGFGLFYKGFIPNVHEVKEIWENIYSCYLDIHKLVVEIIKVFAHDNSSNLDLKRAKDFLVQAEGLSDEIISKLESVKKIVVECENQGIKVFA, encoded by the coding sequence ATGTATAAATTTTCATTTTTTGGTAGTAAAAAATCTGATGGGTCTGAATCATTTAAAAACGATTTGTTGAGTGATATTGAGGATGATAGTAAAGATTTAAATGTATGTGAATATACAATCCCTGTTAAAGAGATAATAAAGGGAGTGTATCACGCTAAGTCTTCTATTAGTAATGTTTTAGTCCATATTGAGTTTTTATGTAATAATTTATTTTCTAGCTTTGAGAGTATTGACAAGGTCTTTGGGTCACTTATTGAGAGAGCAAATGATGCTCGTAATCAGGTAAGTATTATTTTCGAAGATCTTGAGAAGAATAATGAAGAGAAATTGAAAAGTGTTAGTACTGTTATTGTAGGTGTTCAAGGAAGCCTAGAGACAATCAATAATTTTTTAGGTGCAACTAATATGATTTCTCTTAATGCTAAGCTTGAAGCAGCAAGAGCAAAAGAGTACGGAAAAGGATTTTCTGTTGTTGCTGATGAGATTAAGCGACTCTCGGATCAGGCAAAGAATGTTATGAATATGATTTCCGTTAAGGAAATTGAACAAGTATCTAAGGATTTAGTTTCTAATAATATTAAGAAATTGCAGTTAGATATTGATAGCTTTTTCTCAAGTTTGATTGAAGAGCTTACTTCTATTGAAGATTTATTCAAGCATTTTGTTGGGCAGCAAAACGATTTTTCAACATTAATTAGTGATCTTGAGAATGTTGAATCTAACGTTTCTTACTTGGCAAGGAGTTGTGATTCTTTATCTAGTTTTAAAGCTTTTATGTATTCTAATGATGAGTTTTTAAAGGAATTGGAATTTAGCATTTCAGAACAGATGTCTTGGATGAGTATTGTAAGATCAATTGTTGAGAATCAAAAAATGATGGCAATTCAAACTGATCCTATGAAACATGGGTTTGGATTGTTTTATAAGGGATTTATTCCAAATGTTCATGAGGTCAAGGAAATTTGGGAGAATATTTATTCTTGTTATTTAGATATTCATAAACTTGTTGTTGAAATAATAAAAGTGTTTGCACATGATAATTCTAGTAATTTGGACTTGAAGCGAGCAAAGGATTTTTTGGTACAAGCTGAAGGTTTATCAGATGAAATTATTAGCAAACTTGAGTCTGTTAAAAAAATAGTAGTTGAATGTGAAAATCAGGGTATTAAAGTTTTTGCATAG